In Geminocystis sp. NIES-3708, a single window of DNA contains:
- a CDS encoding YcjF family protein, which yields MSKQIEAEKIIRSHVLWAMGGGLIPLPLVDFAAVTAIQLEMLQQLANLYEVNYSQNVGKTFVSALTGTTLASIGASMIKAIPGIGSIVGGASMSVMSGASTYAVGQVAINIFSDSGSLLDFNIENAKKAYESAYKKGKSYVSDLEDNQDEVTNVYESLEKLGKLRQQGILSEEEFEAKKKELLERI from the coding sequence ATGAGTAAACAAATTGAAGCAGAAAAAATTATCCGTTCTCATGTACTTTGGGCAATGGGTGGGGGGCTTATACCACTACCATTAGTTGATTTTGCCGCCGTTACTGCTATTCAGCTAGAAATGTTACAGCAATTAGCAAATCTTTACGAAGTAAATTATTCCCAAAATGTGGGTAAAACTTTTGTTTCGGCACTTACCGGCACAACTTTAGCCAGTATCGGGGCAAGTATGATCAAAGCTATTCCAGGTATTGGGAGTATTGTGGGGGGGGCTTCTATGTCTGTTATGTCAGGTGCTTCTACTTATGCAGTAGGACAAGTTGCCATTAATATCTTTTCTGATTCAGGTTCACTACTTGATTTTAATATCGAAAACGCAAAAAAAGCCTATGAGTCTGCATACAAAAAAGGCAAATCTTATGTTTCTGACTTAGAAGATAATCAAGATGAAGTGACTAATGTTTATGAATCTTTAGAAAAATTAGGCAAATTGAGACAGCAAGGTATCTTGTCTGAAGAAGAATTTGAGGCTAAGAAAAAAGAATTATTAGAACGAATATAG
- a CDS encoding phosphodiester glycosidase family protein, producing the protein MLKKFYQSKFLLLIFLSVFIVNFIGNIPNIIKGKFLNPVFAQSESLTIIAKGKDVIINQKTVNLPWLQWQEGSEIHTGIADMSAEAVLGIELMNTTNTKKQPIHWFNYHNTLSTQFINPYRYLDITNLTKTTFLQINNNNNILELNLPPSQVNKVYEIPVTNGKKIIIELDKPSFFQVSQGKDQAIISINGQPSNTLFNDTKPLKPLDNSGLQEEEGDEVREDKQKPKNSLFNISSKDDKTIININLPTGNNLKVTSANPNLLLVDINPSALTTRDISWNNDLFLSKKYISLNNNKDLFLVSALTFNIKNFNIDLQPILANNNTLIGTAPLKTTAQNLEAMAAINGGFFNRNNQLPLGAIKNRDNWLSSPILNRGIMAWNDVGEVNFDRIMLEEVVTTDKGNRFINSYINSGYIQAGVARYTSNWGINYKTLSDNEIIFVVENNIVKDKIVGTKAGEDSIAIQPKNYLLVFRSAKTLAEKLDINDQITLNTGTIPSNFAKYPYIIGAGPLLLLNRQIILNGEGEKFSKAFNTQKASRSAIAVDNQGRILLVAVHNKIGGLGATLSEFAEILQKMGAVSALNLDGGSSTQMYLGGEIIDRSPATAARVHNGIGVFYRQK; encoded by the coding sequence ATGTTGAAAAAATTTTATCAATCTAAATTTTTATTATTGATTTTTTTATCAGTTTTTATAGTTAATTTTATTGGTAATATTCCTAATATTATTAAAGGTAAATTTTTAAATCCTGTTTTTGCTCAATCTGAATCTTTAACAATCATTGCAAAAGGTAAAGATGTCATAATCAATCAAAAAACTGTCAATCTTCCTTGGTTACAGTGGCAAGAAGGAAGTGAAATCCATACAGGAATTGCTGATATGAGTGCAGAAGCCGTCTTAGGCATAGAATTAATGAACACAACAAATACAAAAAAACAGCCTATTCATTGGTTTAATTATCATAATACTTTATCGACTCAATTTATAAATCCTTATCGTTATTTAGATATTACTAATTTAACTAAAACTACTTTCCTTCAAATTAATAACAACAATAATATTTTAGAATTAAATCTTCCTCCCAGTCAAGTTAATAAAGTTTATGAAATTCCAGTAACTAACGGTAAAAAAATTATTATTGAATTAGATAAACCTAGTTTTTTCCAAGTAAGTCAAGGAAAAGATCAAGCAATTATTTCCATTAATGGTCAACCTAGTAATACATTATTTAATGATACTAAGCCTTTAAAGCCCTTAGATAATTCTGGACTTCAAGAGGAAGAAGGTGATGAAGTTAGGGAAGATAAACAAAAGCCTAAAAATTCTTTATTTAATATTAGCAGTAAAGATGATAAAACCATTATTAATATTAACTTACCGACGGGAAATAATCTTAAAGTTACCTCTGCTAATCCTAATCTTTTATTAGTTGATATAAATCCTTCAGCTCTTACTACAAGAGATATTAGTTGGAATAATGATTTATTTTTGAGTAAGAAGTATATCAGCTTAAATAATAATAAAGATTTATTTTTAGTATCTGCTCTAACTTTTAATATTAAGAATTTTAATATAGATTTACAACCAATTTTAGCTAATAATAATACTCTTATTGGTACAGCACCTCTTAAGACTACAGCTCAAAACTTAGAAGCAATGGCAGCTATTAATGGGGGGTTTTTTAACCGTAATAATCAGTTGCCTTTAGGTGCGATAAAAAATCGTGATAATTGGCTATCAAGTCCCATTTTAAATCGTGGTATTATGGCATGGAATGATGTGGGAGAAGTCAATTTTGATCGGATAATGCTAGAGGAAGTTGTTACTACCGATAAAGGAAATCGCTTTATAAATAGTTATATCAATAGTGGTTATATTCAAGCAGGAGTTGCTCGTTATACTTCTAATTGGGGCATCAATTATAAAACTCTTAGTGATAATGAAATTATCTTTGTTGTTGAAAATAATATTGTTAAAGATAAAATTGTCGGCACAAAAGCAGGAGAGGATTCTATCGCTATTCAACCCAAAAATTATCTTTTGGTATTCAGAAGTGCCAAAACTCTAGCAGAAAAACTAGATATTAATGATCAAATTACTTTAAATACGGGTACAATTCCCTCTAATTTTGCTAAATATCCTTATATTATTGGTGCTGGACCTCTTTTACTCTTAAATCGTCAAATTATCTTGAATGGAGAAGGTGAAAAATTTAGTAAAGCTTTTAATACTCAAAAAGCTTCTCGTAGTGCTATCGCTGTGGATAATCAAGGTAGAATTTTATTAGTCGCAGTACATAATAAGATAGGTGGTTTAGGTGCTACTTTATCGGAATTTGCGGAAATTTTACAAAAAATGGGGGCTGTATCAGCGTTGAATTTAGATGGTGGTAGTTCAACACAAATGTATTTAGGTGGAGAAATTATTGATCGTTCTCCAGCCACTGCTGCAAGAGTTCATAATGGTATAGGGGTTTTTTATCGTCAAAAATAG
- a CDS encoding Fur family transcriptional regulator produces the protein MLVKFTKNQQKILHLLKDLDKEITAQELHFKIRQKNLKIGLATVYRNLKSLHLKGIIQERINPHGESLYELIKDNHNHHLNCVNCGKSTILKGEYCPINDNLINGCLTENFKLYYHTLEFFGLCEICQNLVNS, from the coding sequence ATGTTAGTTAAATTTACTAAAAATCAACAAAAAATTTTACATTTACTAAAAGATTTAGATAAAGAAATTACAGCTCAAGAATTACATTTCAAAATACGTCAAAAAAACTTAAAAATTGGATTAGCAACAGTATATCGAAACTTAAAAAGTTTACATTTAAAAGGAATTATTCAAGAAAGAATTAATCCTCATGGAGAGTCTTTATATGAATTAATCAAAGATAATCATAACCATCATTTAAATTGTGTTAATTGTGGAAAATCTACTATTTTAAAAGGAGAATATTGTCCTATTAATGATAATTTAATTAACGGGTGTTTGACTGAAAATTTTAAGTTATACTATCATACTTTAGAATTTTTTGGTTTATGTGAAATCTGTCAAAATCTAGTTAATAGTTAA
- the uvrC gene encoding excinuclease ABC subunit UvrC, with protein sequence MIGQIETLLTHLPSDSGVYFMKDKESNIIYIGKAKNLKKRVKSYFISSQKHTNRIALMVSQIRDIEFIVTDTEAEALALEANLIKQHQPHFNVLLKDDKKYPYVCITWSETYPRIFITRKRRLNSKLDRYYGPYVDSGKLRETLEIIKRTFPLRQRSKPLYKNRPCLNYDIGKCPGVCQNLITSENYREIINKIALIFQGRTDELIKNLTKQMEINAENLDFEKAAKYRDQILSLQQLFSSQKVALSDDTVSRDAIALAQDDSHSCVQLFQIRAGRLISRLGFFTDNNNNDEKGEILERVLEEHYSHIESVEIPSEILVQYALPDEEIFTNWLREKKGKKITIITPQKQQKAELISMVERNAQIELERSQKFSQGNLQAMEDLANLLDLPSLPRRIEGYDISHIQGSNAVASKVVFIDGLPAKQHYRHYKIQNPDIKIGHSDDFASLQEVIKRRFYKSEEFPDLVMIDGGKGQLSSVCEVLEEINLLSKINVISLAKKREEIFLPNQSQPLPTNSEQIGVQLLRRLRDEAHRFAITFHRQQRLKASRRSILDEINGLGFERQKLLLAHFNSIDYIRQATIKQLQEVSGIGENLAQIIYAYFHP encoded by the coding sequence ATGATAGGACAAATAGAAACTTTACTAACACACTTGCCTTCTGATTCTGGAGTATATTTTATGAAAGATAAAGAAAGTAATATTATTTATATTGGTAAAGCGAAAAACTTGAAAAAAAGAGTTAAATCTTATTTTATATCTTCTCAAAAACATACTAATCGTATCGCTTTAATGGTGTCACAAATTCGAGATATTGAGTTTATTGTCACCGATACTGAAGCCGAAGCCTTAGCTTTAGAGGCTAATTTAATTAAACAACATCAACCTCATTTTAACGTTCTACTCAAAGATGACAAAAAGTATCCTTACGTTTGTATTACTTGGTCAGAAACTTATCCTCGAATTTTTATTACTCGCAAAAGACGCTTAAATAGTAAACTAGATCGTTATTATGGTCCTTATGTTGACAGTGGAAAATTAAGAGAAACTCTTGAGATTATTAAACGCACTTTTCCCCTCAGACAAAGATCAAAGCCTTTATATAAAAATCGCCCTTGTTTAAATTATGATATTGGGAAATGCCCCGGAGTCTGTCAAAATTTAATTACTTCTGAAAATTATCGGGAAATTATTAATAAAATTGCCTTAATTTTTCAGGGAAGAACAGATGAATTAATTAAAAATTTAACAAAGCAAATGGAAATAAATGCTGAGAATTTAGACTTTGAAAAAGCGGCTAAATATCGAGATCAAATTCTTAGTTTGCAACAATTATTTTCTAGCCAAAAAGTAGCATTATCTGACGATACTGTTTCCCGTGATGCTATTGCTTTAGCCCAAGATGATAGTCATAGTTGTGTTCAATTATTTCAGATTCGGGCAGGACGTTTAATAAGTAGATTGGGATTTTTTACTGATAATAATAATAATGATGAAAAAGGTGAGATTTTAGAAAGAGTTTTAGAAGAACATTATAGTCATATTGAGTCAGTGGAAATACCTTCAGAAATTTTAGTTCAATATGCTTTACCTGATGAAGAAATTTTTACGAATTGGCTCAGGGAAAAAAAAGGCAAAAAAATTACTATTATTACTCCTCAAAAACAACAAAAAGCGGAGTTAATTTCTATGGTTGAAAGAAATGCTCAAATTGAGTTAGAAAGAAGTCAAAAATTCAGTCAGGGAAATTTACAAGCCATGGAAGATTTAGCTAATCTTTTAGATTTACCTAGCTTACCGAGAAGAATCGAAGGTTATGATATTTCCCATATACAAGGCTCAAATGCTGTAGCTTCTAAGGTTGTGTTTATTGATGGTTTACCCGCTAAACAACATTATCGTCATTATAAGATACAGAATCCTGATATAAAAATAGGACATTCTGATGATTTTGCCTCTCTTCAAGAAGTAATTAAAAGACGGTTTTATAAGAGCGAAGAATTCCCAGATTTAGTGATGATAGATGGTGGAAAAGGACAACTTTCTTCTGTTTGTGAAGTGTTAGAAGAAATAAATTTATTATCAAAAATTAATGTTATTAGTTTAGCAAAAAAAAGAGAAGAAATTTTTTTACCAAATCAATCACAGCCGTTGCCAACTAATTCTGAACAAATAGGTGTACAGTTATTAAGAAGATTAAGAGATGAAGCTCATCGTTTTGCCATTACTTTTCATCGACAACAAAGATTAAAAGCTAGTAGAAGATCAATTTTGGATGAGATTAATGGGTTAGGATTTGAACGTCAAAAACTATTGTTAGCCCATTTTAATTCCATTGATTATATCCGACAAGCTACCATTAAACAATTGCAAGAAGTATCAGGCATCGGCGAAAATTTAGCTCAAATTATCTATGCTTATTTTCACCCATAA
- a CDS encoding GntR family transcriptional regulator, whose product MFHFSVHNEGNIPPSQQLIDQIQFAIASRQYPPGHRLPSTRQLATITGLHRNTISKVYRQLEEKGLVESLPGSGIYVKPQGNESIKKSESHLSRAYLSLQKIVKENVDELLLQGCNLEQIKQLFVAEIDSRLRCNALVFVTVPMADIGAGQLIVLELEQALLMPIQLVPMEELHLIATEAMRATVVTSRYFIHQVLEIVSPQLTRVIPLDIYDYKEELQIIKKLPQDSYLGIVSLSTGILRVAEILVHSLRGKDITILTAQTNDQQKLKNLVRSAYTIICDPNSYLIVKKTLQQVQEDLIRPPEIICSNNYIGEKSINLLKRELGIN is encoded by the coding sequence ATGTTTCACTTTAGTGTCCACAATGAAGGCAATATTCCTCCTTCTCAACAATTAATTGATCAAATTCAATTTGCGATCGCCTCTCGTCAGTATCCCCCCGGTCATCGATTACCTAGTACAAGACAACTAGCTACCATTACGGGATTACATCGCAACACAATCAGTAAAGTTTATCGGCAATTAGAAGAAAAAGGGTTAGTAGAATCTCTTCCGGGCTCTGGAATATACGTTAAACCCCAAGGAAATGAAAGTATCAAAAAATCAGAATCTCATTTGTCACGAGCTTATCTTAGCCTTCAAAAAATTGTCAAGGAAAATGTTGATGAATTACTATTACAAGGTTGTAATTTAGAACAAATTAAACAATTATTTGTAGCTGAAATTGATAGTCGATTACGCTGTAATGCTTTAGTTTTCGTTACTGTACCAATGGCGGATATTGGTGCAGGACAATTAATAGTTTTAGAACTAGAACAAGCTTTGTTAATGCCGATACAATTAGTACCGATGGAAGAATTACATTTAATTGCAACAGAAGCCATGAGAGCCACTGTCGTTACAAGTCGTTATTTTATTCATCAAGTTTTAGAAATAGTTTCTCCTCAGTTAACCAGAGTAATTCCCCTTGATATTTATGACTATAAAGAAGAGTTACAAATCATTAAAAAATTACCCCAAGACTCTTATTTAGGAATTGTAAGTTTAAGTACAGGTATTTTGAGAGTAGCAGAAATTTTAGTTCATAGTCTTCGAGGAAAAGATATTACTATTCTTACTGCTCAAACAAATGACCAACAAAAATTAAAAAATTTAGTTCGTAGTGCTTATACTATTATCTGCGATCCTAATAGTTATTTAATAGTTAAAAAAACCCTTCAACAAGTACAAGAAGATCTAATACGTCCTCCTGAAATTATTTGTAGTAATAATTATATTGGTGAAAAATCAATTAATCTTTTAAAAAGAGAATTAGGAATAAATTGA
- a CDS encoding dihydrolipoamide acetyltransferase family protein yields the protein MIHDIFMPALSSTMTEGKIVSWEKAPGDKIEKGETVVVVESDKADMDVESFYSGYLATILVPAGEEAPVGQAIAYIAETEAEIEEAKQKASQGQQATPAPQNEVKAEPDPIVTATVNTTAKTNGRIVVSPRAKKLAKEFKVDLSNIVGTGLNGRIIAEDVEKLAGKVPQTPKVSPVIATVTATPSIAPAPIPVNNLAGQTIPFNTLQQAVIRNMMASLQVPTFQVSYSINTDQLDSLYRKIKSKGVTMTALLAKAVAVTLQKHPVVNASFSEAGIKYNESINIAVAVAMPDGGLITPVIKNADQIDIYSLARNWQDLVNRARAKQLQPDEYTTGTFTLSNLGMFGVSNFTAILPPGLGSILAIGGASPTVVANGDGLFGVKNQMSVNITCDHRIIYGADAAAFLQDLAKLIETDVQSLTL from the coding sequence ATGATTCACGATATTTTTATGCCTGCCCTTAGTTCAACAATGACAGAAGGGAAGATCGTTTCATGGGAAAAAGCACCAGGAGATAAAATTGAAAAAGGAGAAACCGTTGTTGTCGTGGAATCAGACAAAGCGGATATGGATGTAGAATCCTTTTATTCTGGTTATTTAGCTACTATTTTAGTCCCAGCGGGGGAAGAAGCCCCAGTCGGACAGGCGATCGCTTATATTGCTGAAACAGAAGCAGAAATAGAAGAAGCCAAACAAAAAGCTAGTCAAGGTCAACAAGCTACTCCTGCACCTCAAAACGAAGTCAAAGCTGAACCTGACCCCATTGTTACTGCTACTGTTAACACTACAGCTAAAACTAATGGTAGAATTGTCGTCTCTCCTAGAGCCAAAAAATTAGCTAAAGAATTTAAAGTTGATTTAAGTAATATTGTTGGTACTGGTCTTAATGGACGTATTATTGCGGAAGATGTGGAAAAATTAGCTGGAAAAGTTCCTCAAACACCGAAAGTTAGTCCTGTTATTGCCACTGTTACTGCTACACCCAGTATTGCTCCAGCACCTATTCCAGTTAATAATTTAGCAGGGCAAACTATACCTTTTAACACTTTACAACAGGCTGTCATACGAAATATGATGGCTAGTTTACAAGTACCCACCTTTCAAGTTAGTTATAGTATTAACACCGATCAATTAGATAGTCTTTATCGTAAAATTAAATCGAAAGGGGTAACAATGACTGCTTTATTAGCGAAAGCTGTAGCTGTTACTTTACAAAAACATCCTGTTGTTAATGCTAGTTTCAGTGAAGCAGGTATTAAGTATAACGAAAGTATTAATATTGCCGTAGCCGTAGCTATGCCTGATGGTGGTTTAATTACTCCTGTTATTAAAAATGCCGATCAAATTGATATTTATTCCTTAGCACGTAATTGGCAAGATTTGGTTAACCGTGCTCGTGCAAAACAGTTACAACCAGATGAATATACCACGGGCACTTTTACCCTATCTAATTTAGGTATGTTTGGTGTTAGTAATTTCACCGCCATTTTGCCTCCCGGATTAGGCTCAATTCTCGCCATCGGTGGTGCTTCTCCTACGGTTGTAGCCAATGGTGACGGGTTATTTGGTGTTAAAAATCAAATGTCAGTAAATATCACCTGTGATCACCGAATTATTTATGGTGCGGATGCGGCAGCATTTTTACAAGATTTAGCGAAATTAATTGAAACTGATGTTCAATCTTTAACTCTATAA
- a CDS encoding DUF1830 domain-containing protein, with protein MAQILDAIPHNENDAILCCYVNATSQIQIARITNISNWYFERVVFPGQRLVFEALPEALLEIHSGMMASAILSDTISCKRLCVTEQKVSTENGEEDSIVNINKDRNNNSDVEAIVA; from the coding sequence ATGGCTCAAATACTAGATGCAATTCCTCACAATGAAAATGATGCTATTTTATGTTGTTATGTTAACGCTACCAGTCAAATTCAAATAGCTAGGATCACAAATATAAGTAATTGGTATTTTGAGAGGGTGGTATTTCCGGGACAAAGATTAGTATTTGAGGCTTTACCAGAGGCATTATTAGAAATTCATTCAGGAATGATGGCTAGTGCTATTCTCTCAGATACAATTTCTTGTAAACGTTTATGTGTAACTGAGCAAAAAGTCTCAACCGAAAATGGAGAGGAAGATTCCATCGTTAATATCAATAAAGACAGAAATAATAATTCTGATGTGGAAGCCATTGTTGCTTAA
- the ltrA gene encoding group II intron reverse transcriptase/maturase: MTTVQPIDKINKWSSINWKVVEKQVFRLQKRIYRASQRGDVKLVHSLQRLLIKSYYGKLLATRKVTQDNQGKKTAGVDGIKSLTQKQRVEMVKNLKLKGKSKPTRRVWIPKANGEKRPLGIPCMEDRVKQCQVKLALEPQWEAKFEPNSYGFRPARSCHDAIRAIFNSIRLQPKYVLDADIAKCFDKINHEKLLAKLETYPQLKREIKSWLKSGVMDSKQWFPTKEGTPQGGVISPLLANIALHGMELEIKKFARTLKGDKKANESSLSLIRYADDFVILHRDIEVIFQCKSIIENWLEEIGLELKPSKTQISHTLYEYEEKIGFDFLGFNIRQYEVGKTHTRINSQGVPLGFKTIIKPSKEKIKTHINKTGNIIRSHKSSPQIALIMELNPVIRGWANYYSSVCSKETYSKCDHLIYKQLKRWSERRHPNKSKSWVVKKYWRTYGEDNWTFSTRDEDGIRLLNHSKTEIKRHTKVKGEKSPYDGDWIYWTARIGKHPEVSTRMAILLKKQKGKCNHCKLNFKAGDLLEIDHIIPKSKGGKDKYDNLQALHRHCHDDKTTRDGSLNCTHDKGFIPEERNEVKVSRSVLKTRVDGDIYA; this comes from the coding sequence ATGACAACGGTACAACCGATTGATAAAATTAATAAGTGGTCATCTATCAACTGGAAAGTTGTAGAGAAACAAGTATTTCGGCTACAAAAAAGAATTTACAGAGCGAGTCAAAGAGGCGATGTTAAATTGGTTCATAGTCTGCAAAGATTACTAATCAAATCCTACTATGGTAAACTCTTGGCAACCAGAAAGGTAACACAAGATAATCAAGGCAAGAAAACAGCAGGTGTTGATGGTATTAAATCACTCACTCAGAAACAACGTGTTGAAATGGTCAAAAACCTAAAGTTAAAAGGTAAATCAAAACCTACTCGTAGGGTATGGATACCAAAAGCGAATGGAGAAAAAAGACCACTTGGAATACCGTGTATGGAAGATAGAGTAAAACAATGCCAAGTAAAACTAGCATTAGAACCACAATGGGAAGCCAAATTCGAGCCGAATAGCTATGGTTTTCGACCAGCAAGGTCATGTCATGACGCAATAAGAGCTATATTTAATTCAATAAGGCTACAACCGAAATATGTATTAGACGCTGATATTGCTAAATGCTTTGACAAAATCAATCATGAAAAATTACTCGCTAAACTGGAAACCTACCCACAATTAAAACGTGAGATAAAATCATGGTTAAAAAGTGGAGTAATGGACAGCAAACAATGGTTTCCTACTAAGGAAGGCACTCCGCAGGGAGGAGTCATATCTCCACTACTTGCAAATATTGCCCTTCACGGTATGGAACTAGAAATTAAAAAGTTTGCCAGAACATTAAAAGGTGACAAGAAAGCAAATGAATCTAGCCTATCTCTTATTCGATATGCAGATGATTTCGTCATTCTTCATAGAGATATAGAGGTTATTTTCCAATGTAAAAGTATCATCGAGAACTGGTTAGAAGAAATAGGACTTGAACTTAAACCAAGCAAAACCCAAATATCTCACACTCTTTATGAGTACGAAGAAAAAATAGGGTTTGACTTCTTAGGATTCAACATCCGACAATATGAAGTAGGTAAAACACACACTAGAATTAACAGTCAAGGTGTACCTCTTGGATTTAAGACCATAATAAAACCATCAAAGGAAAAAATAAAAACTCACATTAATAAGACTGGAAATATAATCAGAAGTCATAAATCAAGTCCACAAATAGCCCTGATAATGGAACTTAACCCAGTAATAAGAGGTTGGGCAAATTACTATAGCTCTGTGTGCAGTAAAGAGACTTACTCTAAATGTGACCACCTGATATATAAACAGTTGAAAAGATGGAGTGAAAGAAGACACCCCAATAAATCGAAATCATGGGTAGTCAAGAAATATTGGCGTACTTATGGAGAAGATAACTGGACGTTCTCAACCAGAGATGAAGATGGAATAAGACTATTAAACCATAGCAAAACAGAAATCAAGCGTCACACTAAAGTTAAAGGAGAGAAATCACCTTACGATGGTGACTGGATTTACTGGACGGCAAGAATAGGCAAACATCCTGAAGTTTCTACAAGAATGGCAATATTATTAAAGAAACAAAAAGGAAAATGTAATCACTGCAAACTGAACTTCAAAGCTGGAGACTTGTTAGAAATCGACCACATTATCCCCAAATCGAAAGGCGGAAAGGATAAATATGACAATCTACAAGCTCTACATAGACATTGCCACGATGATAAGACAACCAGAGATGGAAGTCTGAATTGTACCCATGACAAAGGGTTTATTCCAGAGGAGCGGAATGAGGTAAAAGTCTCACGTTCCGTTCTGAAGACAAGGGTAGATGGTGACATCTATGCTTAG
- a CDS encoding Ycf51 family protein: MELSLDFGSYTIWSIYTTIAFSILAILGFIFKWGFRFRLVGATGFMAVLTIGLFALSFGLFSRTEIPNALRFNLVYDTGANQAVITVPSTITPTQLEATLQQAAIDLFSYGRTSSNGDSQLTIRARTQIHQDQVTYPLYLGQIRRSLVQKDDNNPTITIFKESFAKMQTLTDSSKNNIM; encoded by the coding sequence ATGGAATTATCCTTAGATTTTGGTAGTTATACGATATGGTCAATCTATACAACCATTGCTTTTTCGATTTTGGCGATTCTGGGTTTTATTTTCAAATGGGGTTTTCGTTTTCGTTTAGTCGGTGCAACGGGATTTATGGCAGTATTAACTATCGGTTTATTCGCCCTTAGTTTTGGTTTATTTAGTCGCACAGAAATACCGAATGCTCTTCGATTTAATTTGGTTTATGATACTGGTGCAAATCAAGCTGTCATTACCGTGCCTTCTACTATTACCCCTACTCAATTAGAAGCCACTTTACAACAAGCCGCAATTGATTTATTCTCCTATGGTAGAACTTCTTCTAATGGAGATAGTCAGCTTACCATTAGGGCTAGAACACAGATTCATCAAGATCAAGTTACTTATCCTTTATATCTGGGTCAAATTCGACGTTCTTTAGTTCAAAAAGATGATAATAATCCTACTATAACTATTTTTAAAGAGAGCTTTGCAAAGATGCAAACTCTTACTGATTCTTCGAAAAACAATATTATGTGA
- a CDS encoding CAAD domain-containing protein, with protein sequence MESQSYEQETQFNESTAQLNDDIPGVITAAKRPSNDEQGWQEWVDLVVDFLAKVPEQLGNFFSDYKQPLTTLGLILTAGITVYVTLSVLDAIDNIPLLSSILELVGLGYSAWFVTRYLLKASTRQELFAEFNGLKQQVLGGKTQG encoded by the coding sequence ATGGAATCTCAATCTTATGAGCAAGAGACTCAATTTAACGAATCTACTGCACAATTAAATGATGACATCCCCGGTGTCATTACTGCCGCTAAAAGACCTTCTAACGATGAACAAGGTTGGCAAGAATGGGTAGATTTAGTGGTGGACTTTTTAGCTAAAGTGCCTGAACAATTAGGTAACTTCTTTTCTGACTATAAACAACCCTTAACTACCCTCGGTTTAATTCTCACTGCTGGTATTACTGTTTATGTAACTTTGTCAGTATTGGATGCTATCGATAATATTCCTCTTTTATCTTCTATTTTAGAATTAGTAGGTTTAGGATATTCTGCTTGGTTTGTTACTCGTTATCTATTAAAAGCTTCTACTCGTCAAGAGCTGTTTGCTGAATTTAACGGCTTAAAACAACAAGTATTAGGCGGAAAGACTCAAGGTTAA